A stretch of Microbacterium sp. 4R-513 DNA encodes these proteins:
- a CDS encoding cation:dicarboxylase symporter family transporter yields MALSTRTTSFKLPGYNWRRGKQAWDKHTWLYLAVIAAVVLGATVGLVWPEVGVALKPLGTAFVALIKMMIAPIIFCTIVVGVGSIAKAATVGKIGGLALLYFMVMSTFALAIGLVVGNVLHPGEGLNMANSTYEATAEAQTTEEFLLGIIPLTFFSAFTGESVLQVLFIALLVGFALQGMGEKGQPIMNAVKHLQALVFRILGMILWLAPIGAFGAIAAVVGATGVSAIWSLGLLMFAFYVTCFVFIVGILGTLLFAVTRINIFSLIKYLAREYLLIVGTSSSESALPRLIAKMEHLGVSKPVVGITVPTGYSFNLDGTAIYLTMASLFIASGMGAPMSIPEQIGLLVFMIIASKGAAGVTGAGLATLAGGLQAYRPDLVNGVGVIVGIDRFMSEGRAVTNFTGNAVATVLIGTWTKEFDAGRARRVLSGELPFDETTMVGDHDGMSPAPDAVGTQGLEEAAITEAAAKEERARAREASVTR; encoded by the coding sequence ATGGCTCTTTCGACTCGAACGACATCCTTCAAACTGCCCGGCTACAACTGGCGGCGCGGCAAGCAGGCGTGGGACAAGCACACGTGGCTGTACCTCGCGGTCATCGCCGCGGTCGTGCTCGGCGCGACGGTCGGACTCGTCTGGCCCGAGGTCGGCGTCGCCCTGAAGCCGCTGGGCACCGCCTTCGTGGCCCTGATCAAGATGATGATCGCGCCGATCATCTTCTGCACGATCGTGGTGGGGGTCGGCTCGATCGCGAAGGCCGCGACGGTCGGCAAGATCGGTGGCCTCGCGCTGCTGTACTTCATGGTCATGTCGACGTTCGCCCTCGCCATCGGCCTCGTCGTCGGCAACGTGCTCCACCCCGGCGAGGGCCTCAACATGGCGAACTCGACCTACGAGGCGACGGCCGAGGCCCAGACGACGGAGGAGTTCCTCCTCGGCATCATCCCCCTGACGTTCTTCTCCGCCTTCACCGGTGAGAGCGTGCTGCAGGTGCTCTTCATCGCCCTCCTCGTCGGCTTCGCTCTGCAGGGCATGGGCGAGAAGGGCCAGCCCATCATGAACGCCGTGAAGCACCTGCAGGCGCTCGTGTTCCGGATCCTCGGCATGATCCTCTGGCTCGCGCCGATCGGCGCCTTCGGAGCGATCGCGGCGGTCGTCGGCGCGACGGGGGTCTCGGCGATCTGGAGCCTCGGCCTGTTGATGTTCGCGTTCTACGTGACGTGCTTCGTCTTCATCGTCGGAATCCTCGGCACTCTGCTCTTCGCGGTGACGCGGATCAACATCTTCTCGCTCATCAAGTACCTCGCGCGGGAGTACCTGCTGATCGTCGGCACCTCGTCGTCGGAGTCGGCGCTGCCCCGCCTCATCGCGAAGATGGAGCACCTCGGCGTATCGAAGCCCGTCGTCGGCATCACGGTGCCGACCGGCTACTCGTTCAACCTCGACGGCACGGCGATCTACCTGACGATGGCGTCGCTGTTCATCGCCTCGGGGATGGGGGCGCCGATGTCGATCCCGGAGCAGATCGGGCTGCTCGTCTTCATGATCATCGCCTCGAAGGGCGCCGCGGGCGTCACGGGGGCCGGCCTCGCGACCCTCGCCGGGGGCCTCCAGGCGTATCGCCCCGACCTCGTCAACGGCGTGGGCGTCATCGTCGGGATCGACCGGTTCATGTCCGAGGGCCGCGCCGTCACCAACTTCACGGGGAACGCCGTGGCGACGGTGCTCATCGGCACCTGGACGAAGGAGTTCGACGCCGGCCGGGCCCGCCGTGTGCTGAGCGGCGAGCTGCCGTTCGACGAGACCACCATGGTCGGCGACCACGACGGCATGTCCCCGGCCCCCGACGCCGTCGGCACGCAGGGCCTCGAAGAGGCCGCGATCACCGAGGCGGCGGCAAAGGAGGAGCGGGCGCGGGCGCGCGAGGCATCCGTCACCCGCTGA
- a CDS encoding aldo/keto reductase has product MSLFGVGSSVSSASPETKVANVPATHPSAPIPVQGPPLGKSLRVPLGESGFDVFPLILGGAEFGWNVDLESSHDILDAYVELGGNAIHTADSFAGGRSEHIIGQWLSSRGLRDEIVLAVRVGGHPDNPGLGPVNLVRAVEASLTRLGTDRIDVLYLDAVADTGTAIEDTLATAEWLVESGKARALGAVGYTAAQLVEARIFASAGYPRITVLDVPFNVLRRHEFDSDLRLVAGAQGVAVTPSHALEHGFLSGRHRTRVRGSLSVRGAQLAASLNRRGTRTLRALDAVGAELGVPDAAVAVAWLLAQRIVTAPIVNAYAAAHVEELVQGVGVRLSRGQLADIARASE; this is encoded by the coding sequence ATGTCTCTCTTCGGCGTTGGCTCGAGCGTCTCCTCGGCGAGCCCTGAGACGAAGGTCGCCAACGTCCCCGCGACGCATCCGTCGGCTCCGATCCCGGTGCAGGGGCCGCCGCTCGGCAAGAGTCTCCGCGTGCCGCTGGGCGAGTCGGGCTTCGACGTCTTCCCTCTCATCCTGGGCGGCGCCGAGTTCGGCTGGAACGTCGATCTCGAGTCGAGCCACGACATCCTCGACGCCTACGTCGAACTCGGCGGCAACGCGATCCACACCGCCGACAGCTTCGCCGGCGGACGCAGCGAGCACATCATCGGCCAGTGGCTCTCGTCGCGCGGTCTGCGCGACGAGATCGTCCTGGCCGTCCGCGTCGGCGGCCACCCCGACAACCCGGGTCTCGGCCCCGTCAACCTCGTGCGCGCCGTCGAGGCGTCGCTGACGAGGCTGGGCACCGACCGCATCGACGTGCTCTACCTCGACGCCGTCGCCGACACCGGCACGGCGATCGAAGACACCCTGGCGACGGCCGAGTGGCTCGTCGAGAGCGGCAAGGCGCGCGCGCTCGGCGCGGTCGGCTACACGGCGGCGCAGCTCGTCGAGGCCCGCATCTTCGCCTCGGCCGGATACCCGCGCATCACGGTGCTCGACGTGCCGTTCAACGTCCTGCGCCGCCACGAGTTCGACTCCGACCTCCGGCTCGTCGCCGGCGCGCAGGGTGTGGCGGTCACTCCGTCGCACGCGCTCGAGCACGGCTTCCTCTCCGGCCGCCACCGCACACGCGTCCGCGGCAGCCTCTCGGTGCGCGGCGCGCAGCTGGCGGCGAGCCTCAACCGCCGGGGCACCCGCACGCTGCGCGCTCTCGACGCCGTCGGCGCCGAGCTGGGCGTTCCCGATGCCGCGGTGGCGGTGGCGTGGCTCCTGGCCCAGAGGATCGTCACGGCGCCGATCGTCAACGCCTACGCGGCGGCGCATGTCGAAGAGCTGGTGCAGGGCGTCGGCGTGCGGCTCAGCCGCGGTCAGCTCGCCGACATCGCCCGCGCCTCCGAGTGA
- a CDS encoding histidine phosphatase family protein — translation MTHYLYLVRHGEHQDAEHGLVDGPLSPRGRRQASLIADRLSGVPLAAVWHSPLERAAQTARAVADRLPSVSPEPTALLFDCVPTGMTPETPASFEPFFGAVTEAEVEAGRAQMSDAVGEFLARKPGEVHELLITHNFVIAWFVREVLGAPEWRWMTLNQAHCGLTVLAQKQGRPWTLVSHNDLAHLPVELRTGLPEQYPV, via the coding sequence TTGACGCACTACCTGTACCTCGTGAGGCATGGCGAGCATCAGGATGCCGAGCACGGCCTCGTCGACGGGCCGCTGTCTCCGCGTGGCCGGCGCCAGGCATCCCTCATCGCCGACAGGCTGTCGGGAGTTCCCCTCGCCGCCGTATGGCACTCGCCCCTCGAACGTGCTGCCCAGACCGCGCGCGCCGTGGCCGACCGGCTGCCGTCGGTGTCTCCCGAGCCCACGGCCCTGCTGTTCGACTGCGTGCCGACCGGCATGACACCCGAGACGCCGGCTTCGTTCGAGCCGTTCTTCGGCGCCGTCACCGAGGCCGAGGTCGAAGCGGGGCGCGCCCAGATGTCCGACGCTGTGGGGGAGTTCCTCGCCCGCAAGCCCGGCGAGGTGCACGAGCTCCTCATCACGCACAACTTCGTGATCGCGTGGTTCGTGCGCGAGGTCCTGGGTGCGCCCGAGTGGCGCTGGATGACCCTCAACCAGGCGCACTGCGGCCTCACGGTGCTCGCGCAGAAGCAGGGGCGTCCCTGGACGCTCGTGTCGCACAACGACCTGGCCCATCTGCCGGTCGAACTGCGCACGGGGCTTCCCGAGCAGTACCCGGTCTGA
- a CDS encoding OsmC family peroxiredoxin, whose amino-acid sequence MSVTSEASTSWKGSLTEGSGQVALESSNQGPFPVNWKARSEGSTSVTTPEELIAAAHSSCFSMALSNGLTQNGTPPESIETTASVTFIPGKGITGSHLNVEAVVPGLSPEDFATIAQDAKANCPVSQALAGIEITLEASLA is encoded by the coding sequence ATGAGCGTTACGAGCGAAGCCAGCACCTCGTGGAAGGGCAGCCTCACGGAGGGATCGGGCCAGGTCGCCCTCGAGAGCTCCAACCAGGGCCCCTTCCCCGTCAACTGGAAGGCCCGCAGCGAAGGCTCCACCTCCGTCACGACTCCTGAGGAGCTCATCGCGGCCGCCCACTCGTCGTGCTTCAGCATGGCGCTCTCGAACGGCCTCACCCAGAACGGAACGCCGCCCGAGAGCATCGAGACCACGGCATCCGTGACCTTCATCCCGGGCAAGGGCATCACGGGCAGCCACCTGAACGTCGAGGCTGTCGTGCCCGGTCTGAGCCCCGAGGACTTCGCGACGATCGCCCAGGACGCGAAGGCCAACTGCCCCGTGTCGCAGGCGCTCGCCGGCATCGAGATCACACTCGAGGCATCGCTTGCCTGA
- a CDS encoding polyribonucleotide nucleotidyltransferase: MEGPEITAAEAVLDNGRFGTRTVRFETGRLAQQAQGAVAAYLDEETMLLSATSASKQPREGFDFFPLTVDVEERSYAAGKIPGSFFRREGRPSTEAILVCRLIDRPLRPSFVEGLRNEVQIVVTVLSITPGEFYDALAINAASASTQISGLPFSGPIAGVRLALVPGHGEHADQWVAFPNAKVLEEAVFDLIVAGRVLDDGDVAIMMVEAEATEHSWNLIKAGATKPSEEVVAQGLEAAKPFIKQLVEAQSQLAQTAAKEIQSYPVFLPYSQETYDFVAGRAYDELVGVYQIADKQERQNADDAIKDRVKGELVAAVEAGELPAVATIEFSAAYKSVTKKIVRGRILSDGVRIDGRGLADIRPLDAEVQVIPRVHGSAIFQRGETQILGVTTLNMLKMEQQIDSLSPVTHKRYLHHYNFPPYSTGETGRVGSPKRREIGHGFLAERALVPVLPGREEFPYAIRQVSEALSSNGSTSMGSVCASTLSLLNAGVPLRAPVAGIAMGLVSDEVDGQTRYAALTDILGAEDALGDMDFKVAGTSEFVTAIQLDTKLDGIPSSVLSAALQQAHDARITILGVLNAAIDGPDEMAPTAPRVISVQIPVDKIGELIGPKGKTINAIQDETGADISIEEDGTVYIGAVDGPSAEAARAQVNAIANPTNPEVGEQFLGTVVKIATFGAFISLLPGKDGLLHVSEVRKLAGGKRVENVDDVLSVGQKLLVRITKIDDRGKLSLEPVLEEAADQEGRAAASEGPEAPAEG; encoded by the coding sequence TTGGAAGGTCCTGAAATCACCGCCGCCGAAGCAGTCCTCGACAACGGACGCTTCGGCACCCGCACGGTCCGGTTCGAAACCGGACGCCTCGCCCAGCAGGCGCAGGGCGCCGTCGCCGCTTACCTCGACGAGGAGACGATGCTCCTCTCGGCCACGAGCGCGAGCAAGCAGCCCCGCGAGGGCTTCGACTTCTTCCCGCTGACGGTCGACGTCGAGGAGCGCTCGTACGCCGCCGGCAAGATCCCCGGCTCGTTCTTCCGCCGCGAGGGCCGCCCCTCGACCGAGGCGATCCTCGTCTGCCGTCTCATCGACCGCCCGCTGCGCCCCTCGTTCGTCGAGGGCCTGCGCAACGAGGTGCAGATCGTCGTGACCGTGCTGTCGATCACGCCGGGCGAGTTCTACGACGCGCTCGCGATCAACGCCGCCTCGGCGTCGACGCAGATCTCCGGCCTGCCGTTCTCGGGTCCGATCGCCGGTGTGCGCCTCGCGCTCGTGCCGGGGCACGGGGAGCACGCCGACCAGTGGGTCGCGTTCCCGAACGCCAAGGTCCTCGAGGAGGCCGTGTTCGACCTCATCGTCGCGGGCCGCGTGCTCGACGACGGTGACGTCGCGATCATGATGGTCGAGGCCGAGGCCACCGAGCACTCGTGGAACCTCATCAAGGCGGGCGCCACCAAGCCGAGCGAAGAGGTCGTCGCGCAGGGCCTCGAGGCCGCGAAGCCGTTCATCAAGCAGCTCGTCGAGGCGCAGAGCCAGCTCGCGCAGACCGCTGCGAAGGAGATCCAGTCGTACCCCGTATTCCTGCCCTACAGCCAGGAGACGTACGACTTCGTCGCGGGCCGTGCCTACGACGAGCTCGTCGGCGTCTACCAGATCGCCGACAAGCAGGAGCGTCAGAACGCCGACGACGCGATCAAGGACCGCGTCAAGGGCGAGCTCGTCGCCGCCGTCGAGGCGGGGGAGCTTCCCGCCGTCGCGACGATCGAGTTCTCCGCGGCATACAAGTCCGTGACGAAGAAGATCGTCCGCGGCCGCATCCTGTCCGACGGCGTCCGCATCGACGGCCGCGGGCTTGCGGACATCCGCCCGCTCGACGCCGAGGTGCAGGTCATCCCGCGCGTCCACGGCTCGGCGATCTTCCAGCGCGGTGAGACGCAGATCCTCGGCGTCACCACGCTGAACATGCTCAAGATGGAGCAGCAGATCGACTCGCTGTCGCCGGTCACGCACAAGCGCTACCTGCACCACTACAACTTCCCGCCGTACTCGACCGGTGAGACCGGCCGCGTGGGCAGCCCCAAGCGTCGCGAGATCGGGCACGGCTTCCTCGCCGAGCGCGCCCTCGTGCCGGTGCTGCCGGGCCGCGAGGAGTTCCCGTACGCGATCCGCCAGGTCTCCGAGGCGCTGAGCTCGAACGGCTCGACGTCGATGGGCTCGGTCTGCGCGTCGACCCTCTCGCTCCTCAACGCCGGTGTGCCCCTGCGCGCGCCGGTCGCGGGCATCGCGATGGGTCTCGTCTCCGACGAGGTCGACGGCCAGACGCGCTACGCCGCGCTGACCGACATCCTCGGCGCCGAGGACGCGCTCGGCGACATGGACTTCAAGGTGGCCGGCACGTCGGAGTTTGTCACGGCGATCCAGCTCGACACGAAGCTCGACGGCATCCCGTCGTCGGTGCTGTCCGCTGCGCTGCAGCAGGCTCACGACGCCCGCATCACGATCCTCGGCGTGCTCAACGCCGCGATCGACGGTCCGGACGAGATGGCCCCGACGGCTCCGCGCGTCATCAGCGTGCAGATCCCGGTCGACAAGATCGGCGAGCTCATCGGCCCCAAGGGCAAGACGATCAACGCGATCCAGGACGAGACCGGCGCCGACATCTCCATCGAGGAGGACGGCACCGTCTACATCGGCGCCGTCGACGGCCCGTCGGCCGAGGCCGCGCGCGCGCAGGTCAACGCGATCGCCAACCCCACCAACCCCGAGGTCGGCGAGCAGTTCCTCGGAACCGTCGTCAAGATCGCGACGTTCGGTGCGTTCATCTCGCTCCTTCCCGGCAAGGACGGCCTGCTGCACGTCAGCGAGGTCCGCAAGCTCGCCGGCGGGAAGCGGGTCGAGAACGTCGACGACGTCCTCTCGGTCGGTCAGAAGCTCCTCGTGCGCATCACGAAGATCGACGACCGCGGCAAGCTGTCGCTCGAGCCCGTGCTCGAAGAGGCCGCCGACCAGGAGGGTCGTGCCGCAGCCAGCGAGGGCCCCGAGGCTCCCGCCGAAGGCTGA
- a CDS encoding TIGR01777 family oxidoreductase, which produces MPRRVVVAGASGLIGSTLVESLRADGVAVTTLVRRPARSADEVEWLTDAAPLDPAVLEGADAVVGLNGASIGRFPWTSSYKHTLVWSRITPTQTLARAVRELGTDAPAFVSASAVGYYGSAPGRILTEESPRGDTFLADLCGEWEEAARSAGPHARVALLRTAPIVHPKAVLAPLMVLTKLGVSGPIGRGTQIWPWISLDDEIAAIRHIIAREIEGPVNLTGPTPAHANDLGFALAVRLNRPFLLPAPIWAIRPVLGADATDALLATDADARPNVLESSGFDFRHPTVEEAVAAAVPAAEPATLALGG; this is translated from the coding sequence ATGCCTCGCCGCGTCGTCGTGGCGGGAGCATCCGGCCTCATCGGGTCGACGCTCGTCGAGAGCCTCCGCGCCGACGGCGTGGCGGTCACGACGCTCGTGCGACGCCCGGCGCGCTCGGCCGACGAGGTCGAGTGGCTGACGGATGCCGCACCCCTCGATCCCGCGGTGCTCGAGGGCGCCGATGCCGTCGTGGGGCTGAACGGCGCGAGCATCGGGCGCTTCCCGTGGACCTCGTCGTACAAGCACACGCTGGTGTGGTCGCGGATCACCCCCACGCAGACACTCGCGCGCGCCGTGCGGGAACTGGGGACGGATGCCCCGGCCTTCGTCTCCGCCTCGGCGGTCGGTTACTACGGCTCGGCGCCGGGCCGCATCCTGACCGAGGAGTCGCCCCGCGGCGACACCTTCCTCGCCGACCTCTGCGGCGAGTGGGAGGAGGCGGCGCGCTCCGCCGGTCCGCACGCCCGCGTCGCACTCCTCCGCACGGCGCCGATCGTGCACCCGAAGGCCGTGCTCGCGCCGCTCATGGTGCTGACGAAGCTGGGCGTGAGCGGGCCGATCGGCCGCGGCACACAGATCTGGCCTTGGATATCGCTCGACGACGAGATCGCCGCGATCCGTCACATCATCGCTCGTGAGATCGAGGGGCCGGTCAACCTCACGGGGCCGACCCCCGCGCACGCCAACGATCTCGGGTTCGCGCTGGCCGTGCGGCTCAACCGCCCGTTCCTGCTCCCCGCCCCGATCTGGGCGATCAGGCCGGTCCTGGGCGCCGACGCGACCGACGCGCTGCTGGCGACCGATGCCGATGCGCGGCCGAACGTGCTCGAATCCTCGGGCTTCGACTTCCGGCATCCGACCGTCGAAGAAGCCGTCGCAGCGGCCGTGCCCGCGGCGGAGCCGGCCACCCTCGCGCTCGGCGGCTGA
- a CDS encoding DUF5302 domain-containing protein produces the protein MSTDDKPATAASDEMKRKFKEALDKKNAQHREGEAHLDGDSPVHGTHGAVTKREFRRKSG, from the coding sequence ATGAGCACCGACGATAAGCCGGCGACCGCGGCATCCGACGAGATGAAGCGCAAATTCAAAGAGGCTCTCGACAAGAAGAACGCCCAGCACCGCGAAGGCGAGGCCCACCTGGACGGCGACTCGCCCGTCCACGGCACGCACGGCGCCGTCACGAAGCGGGAGTTCCGTCGCAAGAGCGGTTGA
- a CDS encoding NADP-dependent oxidoreductase: MAQRWIATDFGDLDVLRLEEYEPPAPGPGEVTIAVRAAGVNPADYKHIRSSRAPGSEELPIPIGYEVAGVVTAIGGPDAGGQPTRIGSGDVAVGDEVLAFRVTGGYATDLTVPARDVFAKPAAISFPEAANLLLAGSTAAEMLHVTRVREGDTILVHAASGAVGVSVLQQARLLGARAIGTASRGSFDVVERFGGTPVEYGDGLAGRVRELAPDGVAAALDGIGTDEAIEVSLELVADRSRIVTIVAGQRAKEDGFVIIGGAMPASKAYRDEVRAELVRLAGAGELVVPMARTYPLAEAVEALELVRTGHPGGKVALIP, from the coding sequence ATGGCTCAACGGTGGATCGCGACGGATTTCGGTGACCTCGACGTGCTGCGGCTCGAGGAGTACGAGCCTCCGGCTCCCGGCCCGGGCGAGGTGACGATCGCTGTGCGGGCCGCCGGGGTCAATCCCGCCGACTACAAGCACATCCGGAGCTCGCGGGCACCGGGCAGCGAAGAGCTCCCCATCCCGATCGGCTACGAGGTCGCCGGGGTCGTCACGGCGATCGGCGGGCCGGATGCCGGGGGTCAGCCCACCCGGATCGGCTCGGGCGACGTCGCCGTCGGCGACGAGGTGCTCGCCTTCCGCGTCACCGGCGGCTACGCGACCGACCTCACCGTGCCGGCGCGCGACGTGTTCGCCAAGCCCGCCGCGATCTCGTTCCCGGAGGCCGCCAATCTTCTGCTGGCGGGCTCGACCGCGGCCGAGATGCTGCACGTCACGCGCGTGCGCGAAGGCGACACGATCCTCGTGCACGCGGCGTCGGGGGCGGTGGGCGTCAGCGTGCTCCAGCAGGCGCGCCTGCTCGGCGCCCGGGCGATCGGCACCGCGAGCAGGGGCAGCTTCGACGTCGTCGAGCGCTTCGGCGGCACGCCGGTCGAGTACGGCGACGGGCTCGCGGGCCGCGTGCGCGAACTCGCTCCGGATGGCGTCGCCGCCGCTCTCGACGGCATCGGGACGGACGAGGCGATCGAGGTCTCGCTCGAGCTCGTCGCCGACCGTTCGCGGATCGTCACCATCGTGGCCGGTCAGCGCGCGAAGGAGGACGGCTTCGTCATCATCGGCGGCGCGATGCCCGCGAGCAAGGCGTACCGCGACGAGGTGCGGGCCGAGCTGGTGCGGCTGGCCGGCGCCGGGGAGCTCGTCGTGCCGATGGCGCGCACGTATCCGCTCGCCGAGGCCGTCGAGGCGCTCGAACTCGTGCGCACGGGCCACCCGGGCGGCAAGGTCGCACTCATCCCGTAG
- a CDS encoding dihydrodipicolinate reductase C-terminal domain-containing protein, which yields MTTRVALVGGTGKLGGIIREVLEAEDDFELVATLSSRSSLSDLDGADLVVDASTPAVSIDVVRAAIERGINVLVGTSGWSAERIALIRPLVKAADTGAVFIPNFSLGSVVGSALAAAAAPFFPSVEIVEAHRETKIDSPSGTAVRTAELIGAARAEVGPVESPHVDQRARGQQVASVPIHSLRRPGVVARQETILSGPGESLTVVHDTIEPALAYGPGIRLALAAARDAKGVVVGLDSFLDIGLRLPGQGDDTPVAEGGVPGQVARVTSA from the coding sequence ATGACGACGCGCGTGGCCCTCGTGGGCGGCACCGGCAAGCTCGGCGGCATAATCCGCGAGGTGCTCGAGGCCGAGGACGACTTCGAGCTCGTGGCGACGCTGTCGTCGCGATCGTCCCTGTCCGACCTGGACGGTGCCGATCTCGTGGTCGACGCCTCGACTCCGGCCGTCTCGATCGACGTCGTGCGCGCCGCGATCGAGCGGGGCATCAACGTCCTGGTCGGCACTTCGGGCTGGTCCGCCGAGCGCATCGCGCTCATCCGCCCGCTCGTGAAGGCGGCCGACACCGGCGCCGTCTTCATCCCGAACTTCTCGCTCGGCTCGGTCGTGGGGTCGGCGCTCGCCGCTGCGGCCGCTCCCTTCTTCCCCTCGGTCGAGATCGTCGAGGCGCATCGCGAGACGAAGATCGACTCGCCGAGCGGCACGGCGGTGCGCACGGCGGAGCTCATCGGCGCCGCGCGAGCGGAGGTCGGACCGGTCGAATCCCCCCACGTCGACCAGCGCGCCCGCGGGCAGCAGGTCGCGAGCGTCCCCATCCACTCCCTCCGGCGGCCCGGAGTCGTGGCGCGGCAGGAGACGATCCTCTCGGGGCCGGGGGAGTCGCTCACGGTCGTGCACGACACGATCGAGCCGGCGCTCGCGTACGGCCCCGGCATCCGGCTGGCCCTCGCCGCCGCGCGTGACGCGAAGGGCGTCGTCGTCGGCCTCGACAGCTTCCTCGACATCGGCCTGCGACTGCCGGGACAGGGCGACGACACCCCGGTCGCGGAGGGCGGCGTGCCCGGCCAGGTCGCACGGGTCACGAGCGCGTGA
- a CDS encoding GNAT family N-acetyltransferase: protein MVELRPVPVDDPVARGLLTEYFALRAQTFPGNAYTTVFPGVEAFTPPEGVFVVLYDDGDLAVGCGGIRHVADGPYGPRYEVKHLYLRPETRGRGWGRLLLDDLERRARGWDAAELVLDTHHTLEAAGGLYASAGFREIEPYNDNPNATRWYGLRLSPAAEGETL, encoded by the coding sequence ATGGTCGAACTGCGCCCCGTCCCCGTCGACGACCCGGTCGCCCGCGGACTGCTGACCGAGTACTTCGCCCTGCGGGCCCAGACCTTTCCGGGCAACGCGTACACGACGGTCTTCCCGGGCGTGGAGGCGTTCACCCCGCCGGAGGGCGTCTTCGTCGTGCTCTACGACGACGGCGATCTCGCGGTGGGGTGCGGAGGCATCCGCCACGTCGCCGACGGTCCGTACGGTCCTCGCTACGAGGTCAAGCATCTCTACCTGCGCCCCGAGACGCGCGGCCGCGGCTGGGGACGCCTGCTTCTCGACGACCTCGAGCGGCGTGCGCGGGGATGGGATGCCGCGGAGCTCGTGCTCGACACGCATCACACGCTCGAGGCCGCAGGCGGCCTGTACGCGAGCGCCGGCTTCCGCGAGATCGAGCCGTACAACGACAACCCGAACGCCACGCGCTGGTACGGCCTCCGGCTCTCGCCCGCGGCGGAGGGCGAGACCCTCTGA
- a CDS encoding tetratricopeptide repeat protein — translation MSARIGVAVMAVLLALYIVLVGQRGWLLLMSGDPVGIAMGVALFVLPLLAVWALWRELWFGVRAERVGRRLEAEGGLPDQEVGVRPSGRIVRQDGDAVFPAFRSDVESHPDDWRAWYRLGLAYDGAGDRRRAREAVRKAIALESAERRRA, via the coding sequence GTGAGCGCACGCATCGGCGTCGCCGTCATGGCGGTGCTCCTCGCCCTCTATATCGTTCTCGTCGGACAGCGAGGATGGCTGCTGCTCATGAGCGGCGACCCGGTCGGCATCGCCATGGGCGTCGCGCTCTTCGTCCTGCCGCTTCTCGCGGTGTGGGCGCTCTGGCGCGAGCTGTGGTTCGGCGTGCGCGCGGAGCGCGTCGGCCGCCGGCTCGAGGCCGAGGGCGGCCTCCCCGACCAGGAGGTCGGCGTGCGGCCCAGCGGGCGTATCGTGCGGCAGGACGGGGATGCCGTATTCCCGGCGTTCCGCTCCGATGTCGAGTCGCACCCCGACGACTGGCGCGCCTGGTATCGCCTCGGCCTCGCCTACGACGGCGCCGGCGACCGCCGGCGGGCGCGCGAGGCCGTGCGCAAGGCGATCGCCCTCGAATCGGCGGAGCGCCGGCGGGCCTAG